CACTTTTTGTACTGGACAAATTAAACAATCGAATCGCTGTTTGTGAATCATTTGTATACCCTCCGTTTGGTTTTACCCAAGCCTGAAAAGTTGCAGCATTCGAAATTAGTGTACTTAAACCGCTTATATCCACAAAACCCGCAGCCGGTATATTCAATCCGCTTCCTTTGGCACTATCACTGCCGCTTGGTGTTGCTGTAACTACAACGTCTTTAACGGGATTTCCGCCTTTATAACTCACATTTCCCGTTACAACCGCTGTAGGATTTCTATACCCAATTCCGGTTATATACGTGCTGTATAATTGCGGCGTTGCGCTTACTCCCACGGCTTCTACCTTATATTCGTACAAAATGCCTCCTTCTACATATTTGTCTTCATACGTAGTTTCTGTAGGCGAAAGACCCACTACCAGATTATAAGGAAGATTTCCTGCCTCTGTATAAACCCTTCTGTAGATTTTAATGCTTTTTACCAAATTTTCATTGGCTCTTAAATTCCATGTAATTAAAACCTTATCGCCATAAAAACCTTTTGAAACACCAAAAGATTCTTCGGCAAATGTGCTGTATAAATACAAAATATCCCATGGAAAACGAATATCTGCAGGATTGTTAACCCTTGCTCCTGTTTTGTTTTGGCCCAAAAATGGAAGTCCAACCTGTATGTTGAAACCATTTTTTTTAATTGCCTGCGAAACGGGTACTATTCTGGCTCCTCCAATGTTATTTTGAGCATAGAGTCCCGCTCCCAGAACAAACATTCCGAGAACTGCAATTATTTTCTTCATAATTACAGCTTTATAATTTGATGATATAGTTTACACCATAGTTTATTGGGCGTGATTCTGTTGCAGTACCATCTGCCTGAGTTGTAAAGGTGTGATTGTGATTACCGCTATAACCTGATGGGATGTTTCTTCTTCCTATCGCATGACCTCCTCCATCAAAACCTCCATCTGCATTGCCTTGATCATATATATAAGTGCTCCACTCGGTATGGCTGTGCTCGCCATTTGTACTTGTTGTACCTGTGTGCGTATGGCTTTTATTAGCTGAATTTTGAACCGTATTTAGACTATTTGCTTGTATTTCTGCGGCATTAGATGTGTTAGCATTCTGTCCGGCCCCTCTTAAAAACATACCTCTTAAATCGGGTGCATTTGTTCCTACCATACCAATCAAAGTTTTAGCAGTTACTGGCAATGGCGCTCCATTACAAAGTACCCAGCCTTCCGGAGCTGCAGTACCAATAAAAGGCATAATTGAACCTGTTGGAACACCGTTATTAGCAGAAATAGCATACGGTACATGACGAAGTTTTTCATCTGAAATAACTTCAGAACCTTTTTCTATTCTTAAATAAGCTGCATTATTAGCAAACAAGCCGTTATTTACCGCCGTTGGGTCAATTACATCCGAAAAAACTCCAAATGCATCAGTTATTACATTTCTGTTAACTTTATAAATAGTCTGTTCAATACTTGAAGCATCCAGATAGTAAAGCGTAAATGTAAGAGTAATAGTCTGATTGGTTAAAGCAGTATTGTTCATATCTCTGGCAATTCCTTGTACGGCAATTCCCGACTGAGAAGCTGAACTTTGGGCGTAATTGGACATTGCTGCACAAAAAAGGCACAACACTAAAAGTAATTTTGATTTCATAGACATCATTTAAAAAATTAATAAATTGGAAGTAATTAAAGACCTTTCGCGTCTTATATATAAACGCCCGAAATTATTTTAAAAAAAAGGATTAAGTAAATAATCAGTAGAGACAAAAAGAGGACAAATTAGTAACTGTAAAAACATAAACAGTTAATTTACAAATACTTCAAAAAAGACACTTTGGGACAGCGTTTACAAAACGAAATTTTAAGGTAAAATTCTGCCGTTTTCTAATGCAGAAATACAGCGCAAACTCTTTCAATTTTTACAAATAGAAATTTCTGACAGGGTACCAAATGCTATTGGAAAGCTTTTTTTACAAATTTGTTTTTTAGTACCAAAACCGATTGTGAAACGCTATAAGAAAACTTTTATATTTGAAATTCAGAAGCCGTTAGTTTCAATAAATACAGCCGTTTGTTAAAGTTTTTCAAAGCAAAAACATTTATTTTTTTTAGTTTAGCGGCCTCTAAGCCCCCAGTCCAAAATGATTCTCTGTACAAAAAAAATTAGATACTTTTTTGTGTTATCTGCCTTTGTTTATTTTACACAATCCTATAAAACATCTCCTGCTGCAGAATCAATTAAGGATATCGAATCTATAATTATCAAAGAAAACAATGCTAAAAAAGATACTGCAGAACTCAAAAAACGGTTATCATTTTTAGAAAAATCTTTGGACACAAAATCACAAATCCTTTACAATGCACTGCTGGCCAACGGTTTTTCTGTATTTTTTGACAAAATAAACAATCGAAGCGAGCACCACTTTTTAAAATCAATTGAAGGAGCTAAAAAACTCAATGATCCCAGTCTGATTATCTGGACACAACTGAATTATTCAAAGTATTTATATTTCTACTGCCAGATCGATAAACTGACTCCAATTGTACTCAAAACAATGGAAGAATGCAGTCAAATTGATCCTTCGGAAATGATTTTACCCGATGAAACTTTTAAATTCTTTGGCTGGATAATGTCTACCGTCGAGGATGATTCTGCTATCAGTTATTATAAAAAGTCCATGCAGTATATGGAAAATCCTTCTACAGAATCTGCAGGTGTTTTAAATGCCATTGGCAACTGTTATTTCAGAAACGAAGATTTATCGAATGCCATGCGATGTTTTAATGAAGCTGAAGTCATTGCACTAAAAGTAGGTGACAGCGTAAGGTATGCAAAAATCTTAGGCGACAAAGCACTTGTTTATGAAAAAAAAGGAAATCTGAAAGATGCTGTGCGTCTTTTAAATCAGGATATTCGCTATTCTCAAAAATTCAAAATTGATAAAAATGAGATGTATGCTTCTATCTTATTAGCCAAAGTGCTTTTAAAACTGAAAGATACAACCGAAACTGAAAAAATTCTGGAAAGAGCCGGAAAAATTGCCGCATCAAAATCCTATTACAGAAGTTCATTAAAAGAAGTAATCGAATTAAAACTTAGTATTTTAAACGGAAAAAATCCTGAAAAAGAATTGCTCTTAAGACGTCAGCTGAAACAAATTGAAGAATATCTGCTGAAAACAAACGGAAATACCGTCCTGCAAAGATCCTACTGGCTTATTCAGAAGGAAAAATATGAAAATGACACTAAAAAGATCAGAACGCAGCTGGAACAAAGAGAAAAAATGACAAGTTTTTTTATTCTCATTTTAATCGCAACTATTGTATTAAGTCTGATTACGTATTATTCTTTAAACAGAAAATTAAAAGCAAAAAGAATAAAACTGGAAAATGACAGGCTCTTTTTTGAACAGAAACTCAATGATGCCAGTTCGAATATAAACACCTATGCCGAATATCTGAAAAATAAAAACCAGCAGATATCTATTTTGGAAAATGAACTGGAGGAAATTAAAAACTCGGCTCCGTTACCGTCAGAAGAAGAAAAAATAAAACTTGAAGAAATACTAAGTTCGCATCTTATGACAGATGAAAACTGGAATACCTTTAAAAGGGAATTTATAAAACAACATACCGGTTTCTATAATTCTGTAATGGAAAATTTTCCGGAGTTAAAAGAATCCAATCTTAAAATAATTATGCTCCAGAAATTAGATTATAACAATTACGAAATGTCTAATTTACTAGGTGTTACAATCGATGCTATCAAAAAAAGCAAACAGAGATTAAAGAAGAAATTAGGCGAAAGATACGATCTCTTGTTTGAAATTATTGACGATAAATAATTGTAGTTTAATAAACCATGGTTTAAAACCATTTTTCTGCGTCGGGGATTCAGAAATATTTCAAAAAAAACCTTAGCTAAATCCTTGACAAATAGACATTAACAGACCAAATAAAAATACCTGCTTTAAAATGCGGCTTGACAAATAATTAAGTACATTTGCTGCGATTATTTCAAAACAAATTTTTACCACTATTCCCCTTTTACTGAACATTTACTTTGAAAACAAAAGGTTATTTCTTTGCTGTTGTTTCTGCGGCAACTTATGGGCTTATACCCTTATTTATACTGCCTGTTAAATTAGAAAAATTTTCTATCGACGTTACCTTATTTTATAGGTTTCTTATTGCCGCCGCCTTTGTACTGGGAATCCTGATTTATAAAAAGGAACAAATAAAAATCAATAAAATCGAGTTGTCACTTTTCTCTTTACTGGGTATTCTTTTTGCTTTAAGTTCAGAGTTTCTTTTTCTGGCCTATGATTATCTTTCGGCTGGAATTGCTTCTACTATACTTTTTGTATATCCGGTGCTGGTTGCCTTGATTATGGCTTTTTTTTACGGCGAAAAAATAGGCAGGCTTACTATGATTTCTCTCTGTGTAGTACTTACGGGAATCTACATTCTGAGCATAAAACAAAACGCACTCGATATCAATTATACCGGACTGTTTATTGCCCTTTTAAGTGCTTTGTGCTACGCTGTGTATATTGTTAAAATAAACACAACGAAAATCAAAGCATCAGGATTTAAAATTACGTTTTATTCCCTGCTTTTTTCTTCAAGTTATTATTTAGTAAAAGCACTTGCATTAAAGCAGTCGTTAGTACTGCCATCATCAAAAATGCTGCTTAACATTACTCTGTTTGCTTTTATCACCTCTGTAATCTCTATTTTATCACTTGTTTTTGCTATAAAAAAGATCGGATCAACATCGGCATCCATTATGGGCGCTCTTGAACCTGTTGTAGCAGTTGGAATAAGTGTAGTGCTTTTTAGTGAACATCTTACCTGGAAATTAAGCATTGGCATCGTTTTTATTCTTCTGGGTGTCGTAATTAATATTATTGCCGACAGCAGGCAGGCTAAAAAATTAAATGAATGATTTTACAGAATTTCTGTTATTCATTCTCCATTATAAAAATAGCAATGTAACTTTACATCGCTATTCCTTTTTTAATCTGAATTATTGTTTTAAAACTTTAAGGTTTTTAAAATAACCCTCCGTTCCGGGTCCAACCCAAAGACCAATCGAACCGTTGTTTTTGGCACCATGTTTCATATCTAAAACCACAATCGAAGGCTGTTCATTATTGTTAAGATACAATCTGGCTTCTGATCCTTTTACAACAATCTTCATTTTAATCCATGAATCCATTTTCATATCGGCGTACGATTCATACTTTTCTGGCGCTTCCTTTCTCAATAAGTCAAACTTAAAATCCGGATAAGCAAAATATTGTACAGAATGATTTCTTCTAATCTGGTCTTCGCTTCTCCCGTTATCAGGACGGATGTAAATACTTTCAAACTTTGAATTATCCTGATTTATTCTAAATGCCAAACCTATAAATCCCCTCGCCCAATCCGGCGCATCCGGTAAAAATTTACTTAAAACATCGACCTCAATGGTTCCGTTTTCAAAATCGAAATCATTTAATTTGACAAAAGTCGGTTCGTCGAAAAGTTTAACCGACGGGTCCATTATTACCTTAATCGTCTCTTTACTGCCTGTTTTTACATTTTCAAAAGTGGCAAGTCCTGCTGTCAGTTTGCTTTTCTGTAATGAGATTTCCTGTCCGGTTGAAACAGCTGTCATAAATACAGTAAAAACGGCACTCAGAATTATATTCTTTTTCATCATGATTTAATTATTTAAATAGTATGAAGCAAAATTATTCTGAAGATGTTTTCTGTTTCCCGTAAAAACACACAAAGAAACAGTAATTTTGCACTATGGAAGTTTATTCTCTTTTTCAGGATCTCGATCTCAAATTCTACCATTGGGAAAAAGGCGTTTATGAGGCACATAAACACAACTTTTTTGAGTTTGTTTATATCCTTAAAGGCCAGGGAATTCAAACTATAAACAACAAACCGTATGCCTATAAAAAGGGTGATTTTTTCTTACTGATTCCAAACGATGTACATCACTTCGAGGTCAGCGAAGCAACAGATTTTCATGTGCTTCTTTTTAATAAAATCTATTTTAACAGGGAAAACATAAAACAGGATAAACTGATTGATTTCTCTATGATTTTCAAACATTTAGAATTTATTCTTTTAAATGCCGGATATATAAAGCAGCCCATTTTTACTGATTCTTCAGAAAGAGCTGTAATGGCGCTTCTTATGAATCACATGCAGTCTGAATATGAAAATAAAAACATATTTTTTGAAACCATTATTCAAAATACGGTGGTGCATATTTTATGTCTGACTGCCAGAAAGATCAGAGAAGAGGTTTTAGGAGAATTTCTGAATAATGGAGCGGACTCCAATATTACCGAGGTTATATTCTATATTCAGGACAACATTTATGATAACGAAAAAATCAAAGTTTCCAATCTGGCTTCCAGATTTAATAAATCCAGAAACCTTTTTGGATTATACTTCAAATCGAATACAGGATTCACTGCAAAAGAATATATCTTAAATTACAAATGTAATTTAGTTAAAAACAAACTGCTGTATACCAATCATTCTATCGGTGAAATCGCTTACAGTTTAGGTTTTACAGACGAAAATCATCTTAATAAATTTCTAAAAGCCCGGCTGGGTATGACGGCTTCGGCATTCAGGAAAATAAATTAAAAAACAGATTACTCTTTCGCAATCCGAATGATAAGGTGTGAAACTTCAAGTACAGAACGCGCAGGGCGGTTTTCTTCCGGCACATTTTTTATTTTGAAATTACACCAAAATCTGAATTACAGGATTAAATGCTTTTGAAGCCACAAGGACTTTCTGCCCTATTTTATATTCCTGTGCCTCATCTTCTGTGGCGATCACTTTTACGATCGTATTTCCCGATGAAACCTGAACAATATAAATCACGTCGCTTTTAGTAATGCTGATTATCTCTCCTGTTACCTGAAATTTACTGCTTATTTTTTGTTCCGAAAAAACGTGCTCAGGAGTTCCTTCTTTTATAATTTTTCCTTTATCAACCACAATAACTTTATCCGAAAGTTTAAAAATCTCTGCAATTGAATGACTTATCATAATGGTAGTCAAATTATATTTTTGATGAATTTTCAGAATATAATCCTGAAGTTTAAACCGCATGTCATCATCAAGCGCCGATAAAGGTTCGTCTAATAAAAGAAGCTTCGGTCTTCGTACAATTGCCCTTGCCAGTGCAACACGCTGTTTTTGCCCGCCTGATAAATTTTGCGGTCTGGTGTTTTGCAGCGACTGCAATTCCATTAAATCGATCAGCTCTGAAACTATTTCTTTCGAATCATTTTTTGATAAGGCAAATTCCAGATTTTCTTTTACTGTTAAATTAGGAAATAAAGCAAAATCCTGAAAAACAAAACCAATAGAACGTTTCTGAACATGAAGATGTATTTTTCTGTTAGAATCATCCCAAATTTCTTCTCCTATTTTTATAAAAGCTTTTTCTGCCCGTGTAAGTCCTGCTAATGTTCGCAGTATAGTTGTTTTTCCGGCTCCTGAATTTCCGTAAACAGCAACAAATTGTCCTTTCTCAATCGTCAGAGAAATATCCAAAGGCAGTTCGCCGTCTGCTGTCTGCAGCATTTTGTAAGCACTAATCTGTATCATTAATAAAGAATCGTTTTTCGGGATTTGTTATTGATAAGATGAACAACCAATAAAATAGTAAAAGAAAATACAAACAATATTCCGGCGTATATATTGGCATTATCGTAATTCATCGATTCAACTTCTTCGTAAATTGCAATCGAAACTACTTTTGTTTCTTCAGGAATACTTCCTCCCACCATCAAAACTACGCCAAATTCGCCTAGAGTATGGGCAAATGTCATAATAATTCCTGTAAATAACGAAGCACGAATATTAGGGAGTAAAATTTTAGTAAGGGTTGTAAATCTGGATTTCCCCAAAGTAAAAGACGCTTCCTGCAAAGCCGGTGAAAGGTTTTTTAATCCGGATAAAACAGGATTTACCATAAACGGCAGGCTGTATAATACAGATGCCGCTATTAATCCTTCAAAAGTAAAAACAAGTCTTACATCGAAATAATCAGATAAAAATTTCCCAAATGCATTTTCAGGACTAAAAGCTATTAAAAGATAAAATCCTAAAACAGAAGGCGGTAAAACTAAGGGCAGACTTATGAGCGCTTCAACAACGGCTTTTAAACGGAAACGGCTGTAACATAACCAATAACACAACGGCACCGAAACCACAAAAAGAATTAATGTGGTAATAAGCGCCAGTTTTGCCGTGAGCCATAAAGGATCTAAATTAATCATTGCGAGATAAGCTTACTTCGTTTGTTTTTATTAAGGCTGTAACGAGATCTTTTTCTTTTAAATCAAGTTGTTCGCAGGCATTTGTGGTAATAATGGATT
This portion of the Flavobacterium gelatinilyticum genome encodes:
- a CDS encoding tail fiber protein translates to MKSKLLLVLCLFCAAMSNYAQSSASQSGIAVQGIARDMNNTALTNQTITLTFTLYYLDASSIEQTIYKVNRNVITDAFGVFSDVIDPTAVNNGLFANNAAYLRIEKGSEVISDEKLRHVPYAISANNGVPTGSIMPFIGTAAPEGWVLCNGAPLPVTAKTLIGMVGTNAPDLRGMFLRGAGQNANTSNAAEIQANSLNTVQNSANKSHTHTGTTSTNGEHSHTEWSTYIYDQGNADGGFDGGGHAIGRRNIPSGYSGNHNHTFTTQADGTATESRPINYGVNYIIKL
- a CDS encoding tetratricopeptide repeat protein, with translation MLSAFVYFTQSYKTSPAAESIKDIESIIIKENNAKKDTAELKKRLSFLEKSLDTKSQILYNALLANGFSVFFDKINNRSEHHFLKSIEGAKKLNDPSLIIWTQLNYSKYLYFYCQIDKLTPIVLKTMEECSQIDPSEMILPDETFKFFGWIMSTVEDDSAISYYKKSMQYMENPSTESAGVLNAIGNCYFRNEDLSNAMRCFNEAEVIALKVGDSVRYAKILGDKALVYEKKGNLKDAVRLLNQDIRYSQKFKIDKNEMYASILLAKVLLKLKDTTETEKILERAGKIAASKSYYRSSLKEVIELKLSILNGKNPEKELLLRRQLKQIEEYLLKTNGNTVLQRSYWLIQKEKYENDTKKIRTQLEQREKMTSFFILILIATIVLSLITYYSLNRKLKAKRIKLENDRLFFEQKLNDASSNINTYAEYLKNKNQQISILENELEEIKNSAPLPSEEEKIKLEEILSSHLMTDENWNTFKREFIKQHTGFYNSVMENFPELKESNLKIIMLQKLDYNNYEMSNLLGVTIDAIKKSKQRLKKKLGERYDLLFEIIDDK
- a CDS encoding DMT family transporter; translation: MKTKGYFFAVVSAATYGLIPLFILPVKLEKFSIDVTLFYRFLIAAAFVLGILIYKKEQIKINKIELSLFSLLGILFALSSEFLFLAYDYLSAGIASTILFVYPVLVALIMAFFYGEKIGRLTMISLCVVLTGIYILSIKQNALDINYTGLFIALLSALCYAVYIVKINTTKIKASGFKITFYSLLFSSSYYLVKALALKQSLVLPSSKMLLNITLFAFITSVISILSLVFAIKKIGSTSASIMGALEPVVAVGISVVLFSEHLTWKLSIGIVFILLGVVINIIADSRQAKKLNE
- a CDS encoding helix-turn-helix domain-containing protein, with amino-acid sequence MEVYSLFQDLDLKFYHWEKGVYEAHKHNFFEFVYILKGQGIQTINNKPYAYKKGDFFLLIPNDVHHFEVSEATDFHVLLFNKIYFNRENIKQDKLIDFSMIFKHLEFILLNAGYIKQPIFTDSSERAVMALLMNHMQSEYENKNIFFETIIQNTVVHILCLTARKIREEVLGEFLNNGADSNITEVIFYIQDNIYDNEKIKVSNLASRFNKSRNLFGLYFKSNTGFTAKEYILNYKCNLVKNKLLYTNHSIGEIAYSLGFTDENHLNKFLKARLGMTASAFRKIN
- a CDS encoding ABC transporter ATP-binding protein, producing MIQISAYKMLQTADGELPLDISLTIEKGQFVAVYGNSGAGKTTILRTLAGLTRAEKAFIKIGEEIWDDSNRKIHLHVQKRSIGFVFQDFALFPNLTVKENLEFALSKNDSKEIVSELIDLMELQSLQNTRPQNLSGGQKQRVALARAIVRRPKLLLLDEPLSALDDDMRFKLQDYILKIHQKYNLTTIMISHSIAEIFKLSDKVIVVDKGKIIKEGTPEHVFSEQKISSKFQVTGEIISITKSDVIYIVQVSSGNTIVKVIATEDEAQEYKIGQKVLVASKAFNPVIQILV
- the modB gene encoding molybdate ABC transporter permease subunit, whose translation is MINLDPLWLTAKLALITTLILFVVSVPLCYWLCYSRFRLKAVVEALISLPLVLPPSVLGFYLLIAFSPENAFGKFLSDYFDVRLVFTFEGLIAASVLYSLPFMVNPVLSGLKNLSPALQEASFTLGKSRFTTLTKILLPNIRASLFTGIIMTFAHTLGEFGVVLMVGGSIPEETKVVSIAIYEEVESMNYDNANIYAGILFVFSFTILLVVHLINNKSRKTILY